From a single Rosa rugosa chromosome 7, drRosRugo1.1, whole genome shotgun sequence genomic region:
- the LOC133720206 gene encoding monodehydroascorbate reductase, seedling isozyme, producing the protein MAEKTFKYVILGGGVSAGYAAREFAKQGVKPGELAVISKEAVAPYERPALSKAYLFPESPARLPGFHTCVGSGGERLLPDWYKEKGIELILNTEIVKVDLAGKTLASGTGESFKFQILIIATGSTVVRLSDFGVKGADAKNIFYLREIDDADKLNDAIKAKKNGKAVIVGGGYIGLELGAALRINNLDVTMVYPEPWCMPRLFTSGIAAFYEGYYANKGVKIVKGTVAVGFTSDSNGEVKEVHLKDGTVLEADIVVVGVGGRPLTTLFKGQVEEEKGGIKTDTFFKTSVPDVYAVGDVATFPLKLYTENRRVEHVDHARKSAEQAVKAIKASEEGKTVEVYDYLPFFYSRSFDLSWQFYGDNVGETVLFGDNNPTSPKPKFGTYWIKDGKVVGAFLEAGTPEENQAIAKVAKLQPLVESLDQLAKEGLSFASKI; encoded by the exons ATGGCGGAGAAGACCTTCAAGTACGTGATCCTCGGTGGCGGAGTCTCAGCT GGATATGCAGCTCGGGAGTTTGCCAAGCAGGGGGTTAAGCCAGGCGAACTAGCAGTGATTTCCAAAGAGGCG GTTGCTCCCTATGAACGTCCTGCACTCAGCAAGGCTTATCTCTTCCCTGAGT CTCCTGCTAGACTTCCAGGGTTTCATACCTGTGTTGGAAGTGGAGGGGAGAGATTGCTTCCTGATTGGTACAAAGAGAAAG GAATAGAGTTGATTCTTAACACTGAAATAGTCAAAGTAGATCTTGCTGGGAAGACTCTTGCTAGTGGAACTGGGGAATCCTTCAAGTTTCAGATTCTTATCATCGCAACTGGTTCAACT GTTGTAAGATTGTCAGATTTTGGTGTGAAAGGAGCTGATGCTAAAAACATTTTCTACTTGAGAGAAATTGATGATGCTGATAAGCTTAATGACGCAATTAAAGCAAAAAAGAATGGGAAAGCTGTGATTGTTGGAGGAGGATACATTGGTCTTGAGCTTGGTGCAGCATTGAGAATTAACAATTTAGATGTTACTATGGTGTACCCTGAACCGTGGTGCA TGCCTCGGCTTTTCACTTCTGGTATTGCTGCCTTCTATGAGGGTTATTATGCAAACAAGGGAGTTAAAATCGTCAAGGGAACAGTTGCTGTTGGTTTTACCTCTGATTCAAATGGAGAG GTCAAGGAAGTGCATCTAAAGGATGGCACTGTGCTTGAAGCTGacattgttgttgttggtgttGGGGGAAGGCCCCTAACAACCTTGTTCAAGGGACAAGTTGAAGAGGAGAAAGGTGGAATTAAG ACGGATACATTCTTTAAAACAAGTGTTCCTGATGTATATGCTGTGGGTGATGTTGCCACTTTCCCTTTGAAGTTGTACACTGAGAACAGAAGAGTTGAGCATGTTGACCATGCACGCAAATCTGCAGAGCAGGCCGTAAAG GCCATCAAGGCAAGCGAGGAGGGAAAGACAGTTGAGGTCTATGACTACCTTCCATTCTTCTATTCTCGCTCCTTTGATCTGTCATGGCAATTCTACGGCGATAATGTTGGTGAGACCGTGCTCTTCGGAGACAACAATCCCACCTCACCAAAGCCCAAGTTTGGAACCTACTGGATTAAAGACGGTAAGGTGGTCGGTGCATTTCTAGAGGCTGGCACTCCTGAGGAAAACCAGGCTATCGCCAAGGTTGCAAAGCTCCAGCCTCTTGTTGAGAGTTTAGATCAGCTTGCAAAGGAAGGTCTTTCTTTTGCTAGTAAGATCTAA